In Trichomycterus rosablanca isolate fTriRos1 chromosome 4, fTriRos1.hap1, whole genome shotgun sequence, one DNA window encodes the following:
- the zgc:103586 gene encoding zgc:103586 produces the protein MAVAELIAKCLQARDMAYCPYSKFPVGAAILTSGGAIITGCNVENASYGLTVCAERTAIQKAIAEGHRNFTAIAVTCDIEDSFVGPCGACRQVLLEFGTEWDIYLTKPDGSYKMTSLRELLPLAFSPAHLAKN, from the exons ATGGCTG TTGCAGAactcattgcaaaatgcttgcAAGCACGAGACATGGCTTATTGTCCCTACAGCAAGTTTCCAGTTGGTGCAGCAATCCTGACATCAGGAGGTGCCATAATCACAG GTTGTAATGTGGAGAATGCTTCCTACGGCCTGACCGTATGTGCAGAAAGAACAGCCATACAGAAAGCTATTGCAGAGGGCCATAGAAATTTCACTGCTATAGCTGTCACATG tGATATAGAAGACAGTTTTGTGGGACCGTGTGGAGCCTGCCGTCAGGTGTTATTGGAG TTTGGTACAGAATGGGATATTTACCTGACCAAGCCTGATGGGTCCTACAAAATGACAAGTCTTAGAGAACTGCTGCCTTTAGCTTTCAGCCCAGCTCACCTGGCAAAAAACTGA